The Microcystis aeruginosa NIES-843 sequence ACGACAAGCTAAGGAAAGATTAGCGGCAAAATTACGAGAATTAGGCATCAACCCCCAGACAATTTAGCCGGTTAAAATCTGCAAACAGCGATCGATAACCCCTTGAGTTACAATTATCTTGATTTGACTGGACAGACTTGAATGCAACTCACTCCCGAACAATACAAAGAAAAAATGCAGCGCCGCAAGGTCATCCAAGAGGAACGTTTAGCCGAAAAAATCGCTGAAAAAGGTTTAATTATCGTTAATACCGGCGATGGCAAGGGAAAAACCACGGCAGCCCTCGGTATGGTTTTACGTTCCCTCGGTCATGGTTACAAAGTGGCGGTGGTACAATTTATCAAAGGTGCTTGGGAACCTGCCGAACAAAAGATTTTTAGTGTTTGGGGGGAACAAATCGAGTTTTATGCTATGGGGGAAGGTTTCACCTGGGAAACTCAAGATAGAGAAA is a genomic window containing:
- the cobO gene encoding cob(I)yrinic acid a,c-diamide adenosyltransferase; the encoded protein is MQLTPEQYKEKMQRRKVIQEERLAEKIAEKGLIIVNTGDGKGKTTAALGMVLRSLGHGYKVAVVQFIKGAWEPAEQKIFSVWGEQIEFYAMGEGFTWETQDRERDIEKAQEAWQKALTFLENPQYKLILLDEINIALKFGYLDIQEIIAGLARKPANSHVILTGRGALPELIEIADLVTEMKLIKHPFRQQGVKAQPGIEF